The nucleotide sequence GTTCCGCAACATATCGCTCAAGACCGGGGCCTACGGCATGGAAGCGTTGGCCCTTTCCCTGCGCTGCGCCACCGACGCCGGGCTTGATCTGCTCACCATCGACGGGGCCGGCGGCGGCACGGGCATGAGTCCCTGGAACATGATGGAGACCTGGGGCGTTCCTTCTATCCTGCTCCACGCCAAGGCGGCCGAGTACGCGGCGCTTTTAGCCTCGCGCGGTCACCGCGTGGTCGATCTGTCCTTTGCCGGGGGGCTGGCCCGGGAAGACCACATCTTCAAGGCCCTGGCCCTGGGCGCGCCCTACGTGAAGCTCGTGTGTATGGGCCGCGCGGTGATGATCCCGGGCTTTTTGGGTTCCAACATCGAAGGCGCGCTCAATCCCGCCCGCCGCGAGGCGGTCAGCGGCAACTGGGACAGCCTGCCCAAGACCGTCACGGACATCGGCCGCACGCCCGAGGAGTTGTTCGCGGCCTATGCCACGGTCAAGGAAAAGGTCGGCGCGGCCGAGATGGCGAACATTCCTTACGGGGCAGTGGCCATCTGCACCCTGGCCGACAAGCTCGGCGCGGGACTGCAGCAACTGCTCGCCGGAGCGCGCAAGTTCGCGGTCACGTCCATCGACCGCCGCGACATCGCCTCGGCCAACCGCGAAACCGAGCGAGAAACCGGCGTGCCGTTTATCACGGATGTGCAGGACGAGGTGGCGCGGGGAGTGCTCCTGGGGTAGACTGCATGCTCTAACGGCATGATTCTCTGGACGTAAAGCCCGGTTCAGGCCATGGCCTGAACCGGGCTTTTATGTTGTTTACGGCCATGCAGGGCAAAGCGGCGTGGAGCAAGAACGCTGCGGAGGATAGGCGGAAGTGACTGCAATGTCAGTGTATTGTGTTCAAGCAACTGCCGTCGCTACTCTTGTCGGGAATTTACGGGTCACTTCTGCCGTAGGCTCGCCAAGAGTCAGCGATTTTAGCGCCGATCGAGCTGGAGCGATCAGCAGCCCAGGCTGTTTCCTTTTGTTGGCCAGAAGCGTATGTTGGATAGGGTTGGCCCAGGCCATGATTTCATTGTCGCCTGGAAATGTTGCGGTTGAATCAATCCCCAGGTCTCCGTTTGAGTCGTTTGGTCGTGTTGCCGTTGACGGTGAGGAACGGTCTCCTTGCGTAAAAGAGGGGTCGCGTGCATTGACTGGATAGCCACGTGGAGTATTATCATGGTGTAATAATTTAAAAGACAGATTTTTGTATTGTATCAGAATTGTAGCGAGTATATCGGATGTAGTAAGATGTTCATGTGTAAGGCAATAGAAGCATGGTTTTCAAAGGAGTGCAATATGCTTGATTACGAAAAATCAAAAGAGGAATTGATTGCAGAATTGGTTGCCTTGCGCCAACGTCTTAAAGATGTAGAGTTGTCATTTTGCACTATTGGGAGTGTTGAATACAAGCGATCAAAAGAAGATGCCGACTTTTATTTGACGATTCTTGATGAAGCGCCAGCATTGATTTGGCGGGCCGCGAAAGATGCCAAGTGTGACTGGTTTAATGCGACATGGCTTGCCTTTACCGGGCGTCAACTTTCTCAGGAAATTGGCGACGGTTGGGCGGAAGGGGTGCATCCTGAAGATTTTGATCGGTGTCTGGCGATTTACCTCGAAGCGTTTCATGCCCGGAAATTTTTTCAAATGGAGTATCGTCTTCGTCGGCATGACGGAGAATACCGGTGGATTCTCGACATAGGATGTCCTTTCAAGGACGCAAAGGGTGAATTTGCCGGGTATATTGGGTATGTCTATGATATCACGGACCGGAAAGTGAATGAGCAGTTTCGTTTGGAAGTCGAAAGAATAGTGCGGCACGACATCAAGGCTCCGCTGGCAAGCCTTCACACTCTGGCTAAGACTGTTTTTGAAGATGGGATAGACGAAGATATTCGCCTTCTCGTGCCAGGAATATTGAGAGCTGTGCAGCACGTCATCAGTTTGGTGGATTCTACTGAAAAAGTTGCTATGCTTGAATTAGGAAAATACAGACCGCACTCAAAATGGTTCAGTATTAAAAACTGTATACATGATGCCGTTGTTTGTTTGTCGCCCATAGCAGACATGAAGCAAATATACATAGAAACAAACTTCGATGATTTTGTAAAAGTGAATGACCGTTGCTTTGGAGAAGAAATCCTTGTGCAAGATATGGTCACAAATATTTTAAAAAATGCGCTAGAGGCGTCACCGAGAGGGAAGTCCGTAACAATCACGTGCATATGTTCTGATGTTGATCTGCATATCCTTGTTCATAATCACGGAGCTATTCCTGAAAGTATAAGAAATAATTTTTTTGATAAGTATATTACGTTCGGAAAGCCCTTTGGCACAGGTTTAGGCACGTACAGCGCCAAATTGATAGCGGAAGCGCACGGTGGTCAAATCAGTTTTTCCACGTCCGAGGAAGATGGGACGACCGTATTCATCTCCTTGCCGATCCCCGAACAGGATGCAGCGAGGCTCGCGCCGCGATAAAGGAAACCGCCCCGGGCGAGGAAAAAATCCTCCCCCGGGGCGGCCTTTCAAAATCTTCTCTCGTCCCGAATTCTTACTTCCCAAACAACCGCTTCTTGCCGTCGATGAGCTCGTTCACCACGCTCGGATCGGCCAGGGTCGAGGTGTCGCCGAGGCTTTCCACTTCGTCCGAGGCGATCTTGCGCAGGATGCGCCGCATGATCTTGCCGCTGCGCGTCTTGGGCAGCCCCGGGGCGAACTGGATCACCTCCGGCGCGGCGATGGGGCCGATTTCCTTGCGCACATGGAGTTTCAAACCCTTGAGCAGCTCCTCGCTCTCGTCGTAGCCGGCTTTGAGCGTCACATAGGCGTAGATGCACTGGCCCTTGATGTCGTGGGGCATGCCGACCACGGCCGCTTCGGCCACGGTCGGGTGCGACACCAGGGCCGATTCGATCTCGGCCGTGCCCATGCGGTGGCCGGAGACGTTAATGACGTCATCGACCCGGCCCATGATCCAGAAATAGCCGTCCTCGTCGCGCCTGGCCCCGTCGCCGGACTCGTAGCAGCCCTTGAACGCGGCGAAATACTGCTGCTTGAAGCGGTCCTTGGCCCCCCAGATGCCGCGCAGCATCCCGGGCCAGGGCTTGCGGATGACCAGGAATCCGCCCTGGTTGGGGCCGACTTCCTTGTTTTCCATATCGACGATGGCCGGATCGATGCCGGGCAGGGGCAGCGAAGCCGAGCCGGGCTTAAGCGGCGTGGCGTAGGGCAGCGGCGAAATCATGAGCCCGCCGGTCTCGGTCTGCCACCAGGTGTCCACGATGGGCAGCTTCGAGCCGCCGATGTGGTCATGGTACCACATCCAGGCTTCGGGGTTGATGGGTTCGCCAACCGACCC is from Solidesulfovibrio magneticus RS-1 and encodes:
- a CDS encoding PAS domain-containing sensor histidine kinase translates to MLDYEKSKEELIAELVALRQRLKDVELSFCTIGSVEYKRSKEDADFYLTILDEAPALIWRAAKDAKCDWFNATWLAFTGRQLSQEIGDGWAEGVHPEDFDRCLAIYLEAFHARKFFQMEYRLRRHDGEYRWILDIGCPFKDAKGEFAGYIGYVYDITDRKVNEQFRLEVERIVRHDIKAPLASLHTLAKTVFEDGIDEDIRLLVPGILRAVQHVISLVDSTEKVAMLELGKYRPHSKWFSIKNCIHDAVVCLSPIADMKQIYIETNFDDFVKVNDRCFGEEILVQDMVTNILKNALEASPRGKSVTITCICSDVDLHILVHNHGAIPESIRNNFFDKYITFGKPFGTGLGTYSAKLIAEAHGGQISFSTSEEDGTTVFISLPIPEQDAARLAPR